Proteins encoded by one window of Lathyrus oleraceus cultivar Zhongwan6 chromosome 1, CAAS_Psat_ZW6_1.0, whole genome shotgun sequence:
- the LOC127104232 gene encoding uncharacterized protein LOC127104232, which translates to MILYISASDTTIGSMLAQENEDGVERAIYYLSRVLNDAETRYTSIEKLCLCLHFSCTKLKYYIKPIDLYVSSHFDVIKYMLSKPIMHSRIGKWALALTEYSLAFMPLRAMKGQIVSDFIVDHAVVESPQLQVELKPWRLFFDGSTHKDGSGVGIMIISPDGIPTKLKYRIKGPPCSNNEAEYEALIARLEALLELGETRVEIKGDSELVIKQLTKEYKCKKENLIMYFVIANRLLNFFEYIDIKHVPRIKNQEANDLAQIASGYRISKEKLEELVEVRGKAMAARLSPTDLESTQLGYANKEEFEVLAIDTLMDTDWRNPIINYLKDPSIDTEIKTKYRALSYVLMGNELFKKTLEGILLNV; encoded by the coding sequence ATGATATTGTATATATCAGCTTCCGACACTACTATAGGTAGCATGTTAGCACAAGAGAATGAagatggcgtcgaaagagccatttattatcttAGTAGGGTTCTAAATGATGCTGAAACTAGATACACTTCAATAGAAAAGTTGTGTCTTTGTTTGCATTTCTCTTGTACTAAACTCAAGTATTATATAAAACCTATTGATTTATACGTCTCTTCACACTTTGATGTCATTAAATATATGTTATCGAAGCCAATAATGCACAGTCGAATTGGTAAATGGGCATTAGCCCTCACTGAATACTCTTTAGCCTTTATGCCTTTAAGGGCAATGAAAGGACAAATAGTATCAGACTTTATTGTAGACCATGCAGTGGTCGAAAGTCCTCAACTTCAAGTTGAGTTAAAACCTTGGAGATTATTCTTCGACGGTTCCACTCATAAGGATGGAAGTGGAGTTGGGATCATGATAATTTCTCCTGATGGaattccaacaaaactcaaatatAGAATCAAAGGTCCCCCTTGTTCTAACAacgaagcagaatatgaagcccTTATTGCAAGACTTGAGgctttgttggaattgggggaAACTAGGGTCGAAATTAAAGGAGACTCAGAATTAGTAATTAAGCAACTAACGAAAGAGTACAAATGTAAaaaagaaaatttgattatgTACTTCGTCATTGCAAATAGGTTGCTCAATTTTTTTGAATATATAGACATAAAACATGTTCCAAGAATAAAAAACCAAGAAGCTAATGACTTAGCACAAATAGCTTCAGGGTATAGAATTTCAAAAGAGAAGCTAGAGGAACTTGTCGAAGTAAGAGGAAAAGCAATGGCTGCCAGATTGTCTCCGACAGATTTGGAAAGCACTCAATTAGGATATGCTAACAAAGAAGAGTTTGAAGTACTGGCCATTGATACCTTAATGGATACAGATTGGAGGAATCCAATTATTAATTATCTCAAGGACCCTTCGATAGATACAGAAATAAAAACCAAGTACAGGGCTTTATCTTATGTTTTGATGGGGAATGAATTATTCAAGAAAACCCTTGAAGGGATCCTGTTAAATGTTTAG